GCCGGTGGGATGACAATGGAATTGTTTGGAAAAGAAGAGACAAACGTAAGTGTCGCGGTCGGAATTGATTCTGAAGCCTTTCAAGATTGGTTTCTTGGTACATTAAATAAAATGATCTAATTTTGGATAAAGGGTGAAAGTAATTATGTTCTTTTTACATAATACTTTTACTCCACTTTTTACAGCAAATACTCTAACAAGAATAAGGTGTTTAAGTTGAAATATATTATTTTCATCCTGTGTTTAATTGCAATCTTTTTATTAGCATATGTGGTGAGTTTCGATCGAAAAATGGTTAAAAAGAAACTGATAACAATTGCAAAAATTATTGGTATTCAAATCATACTAGCATACATATTCCTTCATACCACCCTTGGTGTAACAATCATTGGCGCAATATCGAAAATGTTCGAGAAACTGCTAGGTTATGCGAATGTTGGAATTGAATTCGTATTCGGCGGCGTGATTGAAAGCGGATTAGCTTCTTTCGTAATACTCGCCTTACTCCCTATTGTATTTATTTGTGCACTACTTGGGATTTTACAGTATATAAAAATTCTCCCTTTGTTTGTTAAAGTGATGGGCTATCTACTTAACAAAATTAGTAGGCTTGGAAGATTAGAATCATATAGTGCGGTAAGTGCAATCGTAATTGGTATGACAGCAGTGTTTGTATCAATTAAAGATACGCTTCCAAAACTAAATAATAGACAGATGTATTCAATTGCAGCCTGTTCAATTTCAACAGTAGATTTAAGTATCGTTGGGGCTTATATGAACATGATTGACCCTAAATATGTCATTATCGCAATCGTATTAAATTTGTTTAGTGTGTTTGTTATTCTTTCCATCATTAATCCATATAATCCGGATGAAGATAACGGTGCGTTATCCATTCAAAATAATCCGGCGGAAAAAGATGAACGTGGATTTTTTGAAGTGTTAGCCGACTACATGATGGATGGGTTTAATATTATCCTTGCAATCATAGCGATGTTATTAGGTTTTGTAGCATTAATTGCTTTCCTAAATGGGATATTTGGTGCTATTTTTGGCGTGGATTTCCAAACGATTCTCGGCTATCTCTTTGCTCCTCTTGCATTTCTTCTTGGTGTGCAATGGGACGAAGCAGTCCAATTCGGCGGCTTAATTGCCACAAAGCTTCTTTCAAATGAGTTTGTTGCAATGATGAGCTTTATTGATATGGAAGGTTTTTCGGAAAGATCTATTGGTATTATCTCAGTATTCCTAGTATCGTTTGCAAACTTTGGATCAGTAGGGATGATCATCGGCGCATTAAAAGGCTTATGCCCTGATCAAAGTAAAGTAGTTGCTGGATTTAGTATGCGTCTATTATACGGAGCAACTTTAGTAAGTTTCTTATCAGCTGCAGTTGTTGGTTTAGTATTATAAGCTTAGGATATATCTAGGAGACTAAGTCACATTAATTGACCAAGAAAAAGAAGCCTTGAAAGGAATCAGCTTAGAATGAAATCACCCACATATATCGATGATGGGTGATTTTCTTTGTTAACTTCTAAAGTCCTCTCGTAATGCAGGGTACTGCCCGCACATAAGCTCCCCCAAGTTACTTGGTTCGCGGGTATTATTGAGTACAGCTAAGGAAATATAGAGCTTCTGTCATCTTTTTCACCAGCGGTATTTAATTTACCAATTGAAGATTTAAAATAGCGTAGGAAAAACCTAATTCTTGCCTATTTTTGACGAGGAATTAGGCGTCCAATTCACCATAAAAATACTAATAAATATGCAAACGCCACCGAACATTACATGCCAATCAATCATTTCATCCAATAATAACCAACCCGCAAGAACACCGAAAAATGGAGCTAAAAATAAGAATGCACTTGTCTTACCGGGGTCGCCTGCTTGTAAAAGATAAAACCAAACGGAAAACTGTACAATGGAAGCCATGAATACTAGCCATGACAATATGGTAATCGATAAGGCAGTAATTTGAAACGAAGGAGTTTCCATTGAACCTCTCATGACTAAAGTCACGAGATTCTTGGGAAGAGAGCATACTTGATGGATAGCCGTGATGCTATCACCAGAGGTTTCTCTTATTTACCAAGCTATCTCCGTAGTTCCTACGGTTAGTAGGTTTTAACCCCACACTTGTATCAGCGTTTTAAGCCCTTCGTTCAAAATATTTCGACTTGCATTGATATCCCGGTCGTGTTCAGTTCCGCATGTTGAACATATCCATTGTCGAATATTCAGCGGTTTCTTGCCATCTTGCACGCCGCACTCCGAACAAATTTGACTGGATGGAAACCATCTATCAACTTTGATAATTTTTCTGCCGTACCAGTCTGCTTTATATACTAATTTAGTGACAAAACTGGACCAGGATACATCCGAAATACTTTTGCCTAGTTTTTTATTGCGCAGCATCCCTTTTATATTTAAGTCTTCAATACAGATGACATCGTGGTTTTTGATGATTTCTGTACTGAGCTTATTTAGAAAATCGGCACGCTGATTCGTTACTTTTTCATGTAGTTTTGCCGTTTTACGCTTTTGTTTTTGATAGTTCTTCGCATCCGAAAGTTTGACGCCATTTTGCTTGGCAACGAATGCTCGTCTTGACAGTTTGCGTTGTTCACGCTTCAATTTCTTTTCCATTTTCGCCGTGAACCGATTGTTGTCTATTTTGCGTCCATCAGAAAGGATCGCAAAGTCAGTGATTCCCAAATCAATGCCAATAGCGGTATTCGTTTTTGACAGTTCGTAAATTTCCTCTTCACACAAAATGGAAACAAAATATTTCCCGCTAGCATATTTGCGAATCGTCGCATTGAGAATACGGCCTTTCGGTTCCTGGCTTTTGGCGAACTTAACCAATCCTAGTTTTGGAAGCTGAATACTTTTTCCTTTTAACTCAATATTGTTGTTTACATTTTTCGTTATGTAGCTTTGGACGGGATTCATTTTACTTTTGAATTGAGGTTTGTTATTTTGCTTTTTGAAAAACCGAGAAAAAGCATCGGCAAGATTTTTGAGTGAGGATTGAAGTGCGATGCTATCGACTTCTTTTAGCCAACAAGTAGCTTCTGCTATTTTCATTTGAGGAAGCATGGCGGAACATGCGTGATACGATAATCCCTTACCAGTTTCGGTGTAGGATCTGTTCCATAGATCCAGAAAATGATTGAAAACAAATCTTGAACAGCCTATTGTTTTGGCAATTAGGATTTCTTGTTCTTTATTCGGATAGAGACGAAACTGATAAGCTTTATGTCGAAGCATTCACACTTACCTCCTAAACCTTTTTCTGATTCAGTATATACTTTCGTATTTGTTCTTCGGTAATTTTAGGCTTAGAAAACACCTCAATATTTGATTTGTATCTGTATTGCTGAATACCCTTTAGTAGTAGACTTTAAACACTTATACAAATTAATACATGCCGGTCGATTAACATAGCTAAAGCTATGCCTCAACCGAAGCCGATTCATCCCACGACTGAAGTCACGGGTGTTCTCGGCTTATCCATAAAAAACTGCCCACCAACAGAATGAGTCCACCAAACAACATTTGATAGGCCGTTAAAACCCATGTATTAATAGGAGGGCCCCACATTTTGATTAGTAGTGTTCCGATAGCCCACGAAATGGCTGAAAGCCCCCCCAAAAGTGTTCCAAATATAACAACCAAAAGGGGATTCATAAAGGTTAGGATAGACGATTGTCCCGATGTGATGGTACGTAAACTGACAAAGATACATCCCATGACACCCGCTTGTTTGAAAAAGACCAATCAGTGCTATTTTAAGCCAATCTGAAACCTTTTTGGGATGAGCAAGTCTTAAAACTTTTACGATAATTGCCATGAAGCCCCCTGCTAAGAGGAATCGTATTGCAACCAACATAATCGGTGTGGCGTAGATCAGCCCAATCTTTCCAATCGCAAATGCAGATCCCATTAAGGATGTGGTCAATACAACTAAGAATCCAGTAAGCCATTTGTTCATCATTGCATTCCCCTTCGCAAATATCCCATTTATCTTCGTGCTTTTTCATACTGTTCCTCGAACTTTAAATTACGGCTTTACGATCCTTATATAGAACTCATTTATCATATAATCCTTTTCCGTCAAGAATATGTTGTATATATTTCTCAACTCTCGACGTTCGTGTTTTAGACTGTTTCGCTTGAGAAAAATATAGGCTATACGCCCTTTGTCTCCCAAGCGTTAATGCTTCAAAAGCTTTTTTCAAAGCAGGGGTTTCATCGAATTTCTGTTGCAGTTCTTCGGGTATTTGAATTTCTGTTTTCTTTTCAACTTTCAAACCGGCTTTCTCAACTTCAATTGCATTAAAAATATAATCTTTCAATATAGATTCATTTTCAATGATTTCTTGAACTTTGGTAAAACGAATTTGGCGTGCGGCCTGTACATTTTTCGTTTGTTGAATAAGAATTCCTTGGGGATCTTCTAGCAAAGCACCTTTATGAAACAAGAATGCGCAATATTCCTTAAAGCCATGGATTAACACAATGTTTTTGTTATCTAATGTATAACATGGAT
This window of the Sporosarcina pasteurii genome carries:
- a CDS encoding NupC/NupG family nucleoside CNT transporter produces the protein MKYIIFILCLIAIFLLAYVVSFDRKMVKKKLITIAKIIGIQIILAYIFLHTTLGVTIIGAISKMFEKLLGYANVGIEFVFGGVIESGLASFVILALLPIVFICALLGILQYIKILPLFVKVMGYLLNKISRLGRLESYSAVSAIVIGMTAVFVSIKDTLPKLNNRQMYSIAACSISTVDLSIVGAYMNMIDPKYVIIAIVLNLFSVFVILSIINPYNPDEDNGALSIQNNPAEKDERGFFEVLADYMMDGFNIILAIIAMLLGFVALIAFLNGIFGAIFGVDFQTILGYLFAPLAFLLGVQWDEAVQFGGLIATKLLSNEFVAMMSFIDMEGFSERSIGIISVFLVSFANFGSVGMIIGALKGLCPDQSKVVAGFSMRLLYGATLVSFLSAAVVGLVL
- a CDS encoding EamA family transporter, with protein sequence METPSFQITALSITILSWLVFMASIVQFSVWFYLLQAGDPGKTSAFLFLAPFFGVLAGWLLLDEMIDWHVMFGGVCIFISIFMVNWTPNSSSKIGKN
- the tnpB gene encoding IS200/IS605 family element RNA-guided endonuclease TnpB — translated: MLRHKAYQFRLYPNKEQEILIAKTIGCSRFVFNHFLDLWNRSYTETGKGLSYHACSAMLPQMKIAEATCWLKEVDSIALQSSLKNLADAFSRFFKKQNNKPQFKSKMNPVQSYITKNVNNNIELKGKSIQLPKLGLVKFAKSQEPKGRILNATIRKYASGKYFVSILCEEEIYELSKTNTAIGIDLGITDFAILSDGRKIDNNRFTAKMEKKLKREQRKLSRRAFVAKQNGVKLSDAKNYQKQKRKTAKLHEKVTNQRADFLNKLSTEIIKNHDVICIEDLNIKGMLRNKKLGKSISDVSWSSFVTKLVYKADWYGRKIIKVDRWFPSSQICSECGVQDGKKPLNIRQWICSTCGTEHDRDINASRNILNEGLKTLIQVWG
- a CDS encoding YdeI family protein; translated protein: MTNRKINPKVDEYLRKATNWKEEFVAMRDIALDCGLTEDFKWNHPCYTLDNKNIVLIHGFKEYCAFLFHKGALLEDPQGILIQQTKNVQAARQIRFTKVQEIIENESILKDYIFNAIEVEKAGLKVEKKTEIQIPEELQQKFDETPALKKAFEALTLGRQRAYSLYFSQAKQSKTRTSRVEKYIQHILDGKGLYDK